Genomic DNA from Anguilla anguilla isolate fAngAng1 chromosome 17, fAngAng1.pri, whole genome shotgun sequence:
cagcggtacttccggcttggtcagacgttcctacgaacacaattggcagtgggaagggggtgggaagccggtgagggtatgagacctgatcgttgcattagcgactcctactggttggtcggggcgcctgttcagcatctggggatctgggggagatagcgtgaacctccgcactctcgctctcccagtgaaactcctcgaaaagaagcggctggcaactcctccgatacatgtggtctacaccctccccaaaccgacagaggatagcgcatcgaccaggaccgtgatatacacggggaattggtataacgaatTCGGGGAgaaaaatagcaacaaaaaacCCTAAAACACAACTTAGCTGATGGCGACGCCTTGCGGCCACTTTTATAAATGCAGCTTATCAATTCTAGCAAGCGGAGACTTATAGTTCAAGACAGGTGCactatttttcagaaaaaaaaccttgcaaaACGTCGTCATTGTGCCATTAGCTtctattttgtttaaattaacaCATGATCACGAAGTATCgtgttaaaaatgaacacttttattagtattatacaaacacataaatacaacaGACAAAAAACTGACATAAAAAAACCTAACTTCTACCAATCGGTGCCGACGAAACTCCAGAGGTAGTCGGTAACGGAGCACTTGGACTGCGATGAGAGGTCGACGTTGATCGGAGTGGCAAGGTCTTCTCCGTAATGCACTGCAAGAACATCGGGATTGAGGAAAACGGCATTGAAAACGTAAATTGTACCGTCTAAGAAAACATCACCGTGTTCAAGAGTTTTCAGTTCATCGAGTGTGACGTTAAGGCAAGGAAAAACGACCAGGACGGGCTCCTGTCCTTATtacaaaatgttgtttttccacGATTAGCATCGGAATATAAATCGGAAGGGACAAGCGAGTTAAACTATACTGAAGCGGTAAATTATCATACTATCGTGGATATAAGTAGTGGAACAAGAATGCTAGTAATGTGTCGgttgaaaaaaagaatgcacaaGACAGGTTGAACATGGATTGCTAAAATTATTTGCTATTTCCAAAAAGCACAATTACTCTGTTAATTCAATGAGTACAGATATAAGAAACCATTatcacgttttttttaaaatgaaatcacaaCGTAATTCGCAAGTGGGGCTCCCACAGACATGAGTTTGAAAACGCGACTTATCAGAAGTTTAAAGAGACAAGCCCCTTCTCCACCCAAGACAAAATTTCTCCATCCTTCCAGATATTTTAATAGTGTGTTTTATACAGGTAAATTCACATACAGTAGGTTATAGGGGAGaaactgtgtttttggttttatattAGGAACGGCCTTAAAACaccattttctcttttcaaCATTATGAGCACTCCTTGTGTGCACAAATGGAATATCCctcataataaaacacattttttaaataatgacacacacatgcatacacacacacacacagtgagccaAACTATTGTGTACTGTGTATATCCTGGTGCCACTGACACAGTTGCCGCAAGTCTGAGCACAAACACCACTCGCGTGAGGATGAACTATGGACAAAGATCAACTGAATCTATTGTTAGCCTTAGCCGCAGCTTAGCCAGGGGGTGCCTAGCAAAGCAATGCTTCATGTACTGATCCCATGCACTCCAAAGCATCTTTCAATAAAGACTTTACTGAAGGGCCGCACCCTGGAGGTTGAGGCCATGAAGTAAAGAGTTTGGGGTGCTAGCGGTGAGGAGCACATACCTCCTTTCAGGACTCCAGGTTTATTGTCATGCTCCCACTTAATCTTAGTGACCTTGTAGTACAGCTGGGCGAGGTATCTGCACGAAGAGGAGCAGAATGCACACAATGATTGCCAAAAAAATGTTACCAAGGGCATTTGGCAGTAATATATGACTGAGGAGCAACAGAGCACAAATGGAGTTCTATGGAGCAGATTGAAGTCCATCTTTAATATACAAAAAAGTGTTCCAAGAACAATCAACAGCCTGTTAGAAATCAGCCTGCAGTCATGGTTGGGATAAAAACCAGAATGTTCAGAGGTCCCACAGGGCTCAGTCTGGGAACCACTGCTATAGGGTGGCTATAGAGTTAATATAACAGCAGAATGCTATAACAGTGCACCAAGTGGAATCACCAAGACAGTGGAATTTGCAGTGGCTACAGTTGTCAGAGCAAGTATAGCAGGGCTGCTGCCCTGATGCCGTACATAGCAGAAGGGATGATCTCCGTTGTGTCCTCGTCCACCTCGTCCTGCAGGGTTTGGATCTCGCGCTCAGAGTCCTTCAGGTTCTGCAGCTCCCTCTTCAGGAACCTGGCATAAACGCTAAGGACTTCAGCAGCAAGAGGACAGCCCACATCACATGCACAAGACCATTTACAAAACACATAGCAGCATCATGTACAGGGGACCCCTTACAAAACAATCTCACGTACATGGAAAATTCGTTCAtagaaaacacacatacacacacacgcgcgcgcgcacacactcactcaaacaggGACATCCATTTACAAAACGTACACCAACCTCACATACGAGGACGTCCAACCAAAAAATACACCCAGTCTCAATGCAAGTCACCCTTCAAGCTAACTGAAATCTTCCCTTCCCCTGGATGGCGCTACAGGCAATTACACACCATCCCATGGGACTCTCAGCCACAGGTGTGAAAGGACAGACAGTAGGGCGTGTCAGTACGCTACAGAAGACAGCTGTTccagaagagcagcagcagcgggggCTGACGTGGCTGTGGCAGAAGGATACTGCAACTCGGCCTCCATGGTCTGGTTCTTAGCCACACTGTGCTGCAGGTCCTGCTCCAGGCTCTGCAGCTCCTGCGACAGCTCACTCTTCTGCCTCTCCACCGCCAGTAGTTTCTGCCCCACTCCCTCCTTTGCATGCGTCAgatctgagagggagagggaaagaagcGAGGACAGAGGGAACGAtagagaggagacagacagatagcaAAGAAGATAGGGAGGGATagagtggagggagagagagggaagggttaTAGAGGTGAGGCAGGGATTTGATGAAGGGGGTGAAGGATGgatggagaagaagaaagggagagacaggagggagaggtagagagagggtgGGTTAAGGCAAGGAAGAGACATTGGATTGGATATGGAGCCGAAAAgtctacaaagaaaaaaaaactccagtttCCAAAAAGCAACAATCACCCGGTCAACATGCTGTTCACTGGGTGAATCTAAAGAGAAAAATTCACCAAtgattgttaaaacacattctgGAAAGCAGCCATCGTCAGGCGTGCTGTAGCAACCTGAAAGTAAACACGATTCCCAAAACAATACAATGATTTACTGATCTTCAAAAGACACTGGCAAAGACGTATGCAGCCTTTATGCTCACGTATAGCTATTTTTTTACCTGACTTTTCTTACCGCTTAAAAGCTGAGTGATGGTTTTCTTTGTGTTGGTGTGGAGGTCGAACAGAAGTTGGTACCCTTCTCTCATGGTGCGCAGGTTGTGCTCGACTTTGCTGCTCTTGATGGTGCGGACCAACATTTCCCCATACTCCTCCAGATCCTGGAATCCCTTGTTCAGTGACATGGTCGCGCCTGCCCCGTTTAAGCAGCATCCAGAGACAGATTTAGCTAACACTGTGCGCCCTAGTAactaaactagctagctaaattgaCCTACTATGAAAGTTTCTAGTTGATCACTGTAatttactagctagctagctaacataaagATAAATTGCTAATAATGTTACCTTCCACAAGTGAATATTATCCTACTTCAGTTTTAAGCTTGCCAATTAGAAAGCAAAACGTACACTCTTAATAACAACGCATAGCATGCTTTATAAAACAGTGCTATCTTGCAAATCATGCTTGTAGAATTTCAGTTTGCCCAAGAAGATGAAAAATCTCCACGGACGGTAATTTAACTAGCTAAGTTAGTTAGCCAACTAAGGTCAGTTAACTTGCATgcccaaatgtttttatttacttgcGAACAAtcaacacaatttaaaatggataGCTTACACAGTTAAAAAGCATACAACTTACAATAAACTGGCTTTTCTAATTCACCACGGCAGTCGCCTTCCTGTTGAGTCTTGTTTTGAAAATTCAAACTAGCCTCGCAAGAACCGCGCTTGGCGTATCCTGAGGTATCCGTTGGAAAGAATGTAAAAAGAATaccataatttaaaattatttaaataaataatttgatatATGTATAGatattttcattacaaatacattgctaaattattttcaatatgaCATGATTCCAAATTTGATTgtgtttattcttttaaatatttttattccgGCGTTCATTCTAGATACCTAAAGTTAGTTAGTCGGAAGCAGGTCGGAAGCTGAAGCCCAGTCGGCAATGAGCCCAAATGACCACAGGAGAGCGCTAACGGGTTGTTGCCATACAAAGTTGACTGGAATTGATGCCGATATTTATTAGTAGAGGGAGAAAAGGTTTTTCGTAACTGGAGCATAGTTAACAACAAAGTGGTGTAAGTTCAGAACAGGaagtattataaataaaaaatgtaaaatgcaattgATCCgaaatttttccatttaaattaaaaaaagatgatcACTGCAATACTAGCCTACTGTAAGAAATTGCGTGCTATTTACCTGTAGTTCTCACCTGTCACTGAGTGGCCTGCAGTCAGAATGACAGATGAATTGTCATGCCAATGGGAGATAATATCTTGAATGCAGATATCTGCTCAAAAAGATCATGATGCAAGAAAAATACAAgttcataattaaataaatacattgtttacatttactgttttttcaTAACAGTGTGTAAGGTTCAGAGTGAGTACAAATTCAATGATCAGAACTATAGTATATATTCAGTTCAACAAGACTCTTCATTTTGCCAGCACTACATATAATGCATTGAGACTGGGCTCAATGGTCTCTGCTTCAGACAGTGTTGGTTAGTCCCTATTTCTAACTTAGTTTCATATTCAGAACCAGtattgtttcctttttattatGTGAATTTATCATGTTCTTATAGGTTGATGTAAAGGTCTAGTGCCACAACATTAGTCAGGTTAATGTGAACAATTATATATGGCATTCTTGAGTCATGCCATATATATCGGCAAGATTATAGGTTAAGGAAGAATCTGGATACCGTTTTAACCCAATGGACCATTCagctttaataaaacattataaaagtataaaaaacacaaaatttagTTGAGTCCAACAGTTTATTTCTggtttaaacaataaatattcaaGTGAAAGTAGACAATCTTTAAAAGTTGATACCTATAAGGCGTTTTAATGTgataactttttaaatataatgtacTTAAACATGTGTACAATTCATGACAATATCTTAATAAATAATTCTAATAAATTCTTTAAAGCATTATgtacaaataataaacaatacaatTCACAACAAGGGCATgggttacttgaaataattacattatgaatgtaattagtcacactaattaaataattccaGCTCAAAGCCTTTGATAGACGATAGGCAAACATATTATTTCCAAAGCTTCTTAACATATGGTGCTagttcaaaaataatttcaagacTGGTCCAAAGAGATATTTTCACACTAACTGATATTTGATCATGTTTAGCAGTTAAGACCATACAATTGGCCTAATAACAATGAATGTCTGTCCATTCAGCTGTGACTTCAGAGTGTTCATTGGACATTATCTGTCTTGCCCTTCCAACAATATCAATGACTACCATTAAAACCAGTCCGAATGTTTTAATCAGTGTTCTAATGAAGGCCTAGCAACGGTAGGATCAAAATCTTACAACTGAcgaaccttttttaaaaacaatttttaacaaATCAGCTTAGAGCACAATGAGTGCAAGTACGTTTTTCTTTAAAGCTTTCAAAGAGAGTAAATATAAATTTCATCAAGTTTTAAAATGCAAGGTTGCTTTCATAATATGATAAAAAGATGTCAATGCCTTGCACGAAtgtctttgcatgtgtgtcAAGTTTGAAAAATGACGAAACACGTTGTCCTACTTTATAAGCACGGCTTAAAAactcattaataaaaaaaaaacaagaaattaattCCTAGTTTACATCATTAATATGAGGTCAGATTGCGCGAGCTAGGCTAATAAATGTGTTAACGTATGTGCAAACAAAACGTCAGGTACAAGGATTCAGCGTGTTTCTCCTAGACACCAATTACACAAATGTAAATCACAGAACTAAagatgggtttgtttttttcttctaataaatatataaaaacatcgACGTTGCACGAAACATTACGTCACAGGAAGTTAGTTTGATTTCCAGTCGGTTCGATACAAAAGCCTGAGCGTGCCACTGTCAACTATGACTGGCACTTCAAGCTTGATTCAGACTGACGTTCAAGAAGTTCTACTACGCCGGGGCAGCGCATGGCGCGGGCGACGTCCAGAGCCGTGTCCCCGCTGGTGTCTTGGTGGTTTAGGTTGGAACGAGGCGCCAGGAACTCGACTACGTCGCTGTGGCCTTCTCGGATGGCGATGTGAATGGGGAGTGCGCCGGTGTTTTCCGGTGTGTTGACAGACGCTCCGAACTGCACCAGAACGCGGAGCGTGTCAACGAACCCGGCACGTGCGGCGTCGTGTGCTGGCGTAACTCCCAGGCGATCCTGCACGTTGGCATTCGCGCCGTGCTCCAGCAGGAGACACGCGACACTGGTGCTGCCCATCATCATCACCTGCACAAGGAGGAAGAACATAGGCGATTAAACAATTTCTGAGTTTCTGACTCGATTAAATGTGACATAAACGTTCATTGCCGTGTGAGACATACACTGATCGTTTTACTTCACAGGTTGGCAGCAAATGTTGCCAACCCCGTGGCATGGCCCTACGGTGTAGATTTTCTAGTCATTTTGTCGTAGTTAATTTGGTTTCATATTGATGTTAAGGACAGCCATCGATTCAAGTGTGGTCAATTCACTGTGTACAGCTCCTTGTCACTTACATAGACTGTATAAAGtggtcatttttaatacttggaaTAGCTTCACCTGAATTGGCGCCCCTCTCGTACTTGGTCTTGTGAAACATTGTATCTGACAAACCGTGCTGAGCACTCAAGTGGACGGACTTACTACACAATGATGCGCAAATGCACAGGGACGTTTGATTTACCAGTTAGTAGCCTATCGTTACAGCTAGCCAAATAGGAGGCCAAATATAGGTAAAGACAgatatttaaacaaatgattgctagctaacattaacacGTACTATAGTACATTAAAACAATCAATGCCAACCAATAAAGCAACAGCAACATACTTTAGGATTATTTAGCTAGAGTGTATATTATGAGATAATTTAGAGTACCGTCATTAACTTACCTGAAGAGCTGTCCTTCCAAATTCATTTACTGTGTCAGGATGTACGCGTTGTTCCTCCAGCATCCTCCGCAGTTCTTTCACGTTTCCTCTCGCCGCTGCTGCGCTTAAATTCTTTCCGGCATCGTTCTCGCTCAGAACCATGGCtgtggattttgttttgttttttaatatagGCCTATTAAGTTATCGgtgttctaaaataaaatagtaataaattACAAGGTAAATGTAATTGTCTTCGCTAACTAGATTGCTAACCTGTTATTTAGGTATGTACGTCCACAGTTCGCAGGTCACAGAGTCCATTCGGTTAAATAGACAGGTTGCTTCCAGTAGCTACACTGCATCTGAAATGCGCGTAGGCTATATTATGTCAAAGAGCTACTTCGCGACTAACAAGCAAATACCCCgcttcagaaaatattaaaacgAACTGGTTGCTTCTCAGATATCTAGCGAGCTATATTTCGCTATTTAGTTCATTCGTTGTTGTCCAACCGTTATTTCctcttctgcttttttgtttttcagttcgACTGaacaacatttcaaataaagcataacaaaaatatttagctGTAACAGCTTTGTTGTCTGACCTGGTTTTGCAAGACTTTTAATTTGCGCGCTGAGATATCAACTGAGGCTCAAATCCAACCATAATCTTACAAACCCTGGAGAGTCAACACTGAACCAATCGGAATCGGGAGCACGGGCAGAGCAACCCCATATTTGGCGAAAGGGGCGGAGATATTTCGCGGTTGCTACAGTGTCACCGTGGTAACTCCCTTATCCACCAATGACAATAACGCAGAAGAAGGCGGGCTATTCGACGGAGGTTGTAAACAGTTCATTCATTTCTTCTGCCGTAGTACTGAAGTAGTAATTGTAGGTCTACAAACGTCAAATAGGTTATATGCAAAAAAGGCGGGTTACAGTGTCATAGTTAAATTGACAATTACGTAGTTTAACGTAATACTCGAAAGCCAAACAGGGAGCTGGTTGTCCATCCAAGTAATAGGCCTACAATAAAATAACTCTATTCCAATTTCCCATACTCCTTCGTTaataataggctacattttcctGTCGTTTTGCAAAGATCGCCAATGCTTTTTCCAAACTAGGCCGCCACTGTACTTCAATAGCCATACTTAAAGAGCACTACTAACTGACTGAACAATGCATATACAAAATATGCGcgtaaaatataggctacatttaaaaaagaatatccTAATAATCTActgaatacacagtaaaatatccagtgttaattcaactctaactgTTAATTAAACTGTTCCAGAtaacatttgaattttaaaaaaattatgaaatgttattcaaaataatttcaaattaaaacaatgtaatCATACACGAATTACaaagcaaagggggggggggggggggggggggttacaatTAAACACATCATTGTAATTTACAAAAATCTACCAGACATTTCTAAAATTAGAAGTTCAATATTTTCTCAAACTGAACTAACAGCTCTTtcctgctgaaacaggaaatagcCTTCCCCAGACTGTTGCCACAAACTTGGAAGCACAgtatcatctagaatgtcattgcattaagatttgccttcactggaactaagtaCTCGGACCCtcacccaaaccatgaaaaacagccccaaaccaaggggtgtccagagacttttggtcatatagtgtataagGCATCTATTTGTGTTCTTCTATTAGTACATAATGCAGAGCTCCCAAAGTTCCTCTCTGTATTTGAATTGCATAGGAAATTATTACAAGTGAATTATCCCCATTTTATCATACCTGGTAGTGGAAAGAATTTTGTAAATACTGACCATGCCTCTGCTCCGTATGATGTTTCTTACCCAGGTCAGGGCCTGGTAGCCACTCTTCACTTTTATTGTATGACTAACCCCACTGTTTGCCATATAAGCAGTCTAAATTATGTGAAAAGCCTTGCATTCAGTCCTGTCGTTAGGAACCACAAATCCttgatttcttgttttttttattttttatttttgacaaacTGTATATATTAGTACCACCGATGAagatttcaaaactgattaaTCAGTCCATATATTCAGAATAATGGGTAGCCTACTACAGTATTGAGTACTAACAAATGTCTGAATGGCATTGTTAATTTTATcactattctttaaaaaaaattatgtatgattatatgtatatttatgattAATACCAATGTTTTGTTGCAACACTGCTACTTGTTATTtggcacattttattatttcacttaaattagTCAGGACTTGGCAGCCACATACGTAGGTACTCAATAACCAATATGTGCAAGTGAAATGGGTGTAATGTCACCACCTGGGGGCGCTATGAGCTCATTTATCGTACCTATGTTTTTGGCCTTTTTCAGTCATGGCCTTTTACCAGTAAATCTGCTCCTGTTCATAAAACATAAGATACAATACCTAAGTTGATTACCCATAAGTTGATGTcatacattaattaaaataaaataatatgcattcaaaaaatatttatcttaaGGGAAGCATTGACTTAAGTGTATGAGACAATAAGGTCTTCTAAGGTCTTCAAAGCTAGAAAGACACATTATAGGTAACAGGTCAAACTAAGCTCCGAGTTGGTCAAATCCAATTCAGCCGCGCAGATCACTGAACAGCTACTAGTAGCCATGGGTACGAACCACTAGTTCTCTGGCGTGAACAAGCTCTTGACACAGTAGAGGTGACTGAGCTACACATTATTTACACCATCTCGCCCAACTCTTGCATTTAAACATGGAAATGTCTCCAGAGAACTTTGTGTTGTGCCAATCAACTCTGGGGCATGTTCTCCAGACAGCTGGCTAAAAGCGCCCTTtagataaaaatgtgtttacagcCCAGGCCTGAATAAAACAGCGCTGAGTGTGTTGGAAAAGCAAACTGGTAATGACAATACAGTAAACCATAAATCACTTCCTCTGCCCCCCTATGGCAACCTTTCAGTTGATTATACCACTCTTGGTATCATTGTATTTTTGAACTGTTAATGTGACACTAATAGCCACCCAGAAAGGGGCTACTggatgcaaaaaaatgaaatgtttcaagGATTCCCTTCACTAGGGTATGGGtggacatttgttttttttttagtaaatctGACACTGACATCAGgaagcttttgtttttacactgAGTATTCAATGTGCAACAGTTTGCCAGGTCATATGACCATGGGGTGTTCCAAATCCAGCCATGATGACGCATTGCTGCATACTCTCTAGACTGTGTCTAAATGACAAGACTAGATGAGTTGAATTGCCTTTTGTTCTCATGAAATTATTGCTTCTCCGGACTTATTTTACCCGTTATTTTAGGTCTGTGCAGTCCTCCAGAACACAGCTAGATGGCAGAATGTGGAGAAGCATAACCGGCTCCACACATTTTAAAGGACTTGTGTGCTAGTGTGCATGCCTTCTGAAAGTGTTAGAGGCCATCACAGTTATGGGACAGGCTCACAATTACAatatgaaggagaaaaaaagagggattaaaaaaaattttttactttGAGGGGTGCCCACATGGTCATTTACTACTCCCCCATGTGGCCGGGAGGTGTTCCATTCTCTGCCATGGTACTTTCTAGACTGTGATCCcatctgtacccctctctgcttTTCCCCATCTGAATAAATTGGGGAAGAAATACAAAAGGAGTGAGGACTACCccactctcctttaaaaaaaaaagaaagaaactttgacggtcttttgtattttcagttttaagtAAAACCAATTAGTGATGGATACTTTGATATGCTGGAGCTTGGCAACGAGATGGGTCAGTCAGGGGAACGAATGAACTCTGCAGGGGTACGAAACTGTGTCCTTGCCCGACCTGCGACCCTGCCCTGACCCCATGCTGCACTATCCCTGACACAAGAGGGAGACAAACTATTTCGGGCTCCTCATATAGGTCTGGCAGCAATCCAAAATCCACAAATAGCTTAAGAATATGTTCAGAGCCCAGCATCCACAGAATAAAGGAGTTTCCTCTTACCACTGAGTGCTTTCATCTACACCTTTAATTGTGTCACGTATTTGGGTCTCAGATAATGcatgtaatttgtattttaccATTCATGTTTTTTACTGAATATGTTTTTCTGTCCAGTTTGCTGGAGTGTATGCACTCCTCTAATACATTTACCTGTAGACCAAAAATTAGGTTCCACACAGTTGTATGAGAGAATAATTGCCAGTTTGGAAATCAAAGTCAGGACCTTACTCAAACATTCACACCTGAGATTCAAACCTGAATCCTCCTGATTATACGGCCAGTCTTAGACATTTTGTTCATTGCCATTGCTCATACAGACAACTTTGAATAGGATCTGgaataacactttttttcttgtcaaACATCAACTCACTAAGACCGTTGCCGGGTTGCCCTTGAGAGCCAATTATTCTGCTCCTTCTTAAAAAAGGTttgtgtacttatttccttGTGGTTGTCATGGTGGTGCAGTCAGCTCACCATGCAACTACTAGATCTGCTTACTCACGCAAACATGCTGTTTTTaccctgtttctctcttcaTCACCAAGGCTGATCCAGTGGAAACACAGAAACTTACATGGGTAAATTAAGAAATTTAGAATAAACTtcttaaattaaattgtaatacATGTACAAACACTGTATTATAATACCAAAACTTTACCAGAGGCATATGCCTGTTTACTTTATATGTGCtgtaatattataaaatatccTCTTCAATCAATTTacatcagtggttctcaaactcagtcctagGGACACCatgcatgctggttttttgttACAGCTGATCTCTTGctcaattaaggttgttgaacacatgTGTTGAAgttctttcacatttttttccttaaacctattaacacaatgcagcatTGGTTAATTATCATTTGCTGTGTCTCTTTGAAtccttcattatctaccaaatggttagttgtttagttttagtggccaggtgtccacatttTCGTCAATTAGGAAGGAGCCTGTTGATTCACATCAGTCCTTTATTTGTTCAGttagacttttttttacatcatttaatgtaatcatttgcaatatagcacaataagcacaatgtgaatatgagaCTTTTGTTATTCACGGAAtgcatggttattcctgacataatgtggctaaagagagtaaataatccttg
This window encodes:
- the spc24 gene encoding kinetochore protein Spc24, with amino-acid sequence MSLNKGFQDLEEYGEMLVRTIKSSKVEHNLRTMREGYQLLFDLHTNTKKTITQLLSDLTHAKEGVGQKLLAVERQKSELSQELQSLEQDLQHSVAKNQTMEAELQFLKRELQNLKDSEREIQTLQDEVDEDTTEIIPSAIYLAQLYYKVTKIKWEHDNKPGVLKGVHYGEDLATPINVDLSSQSKCSVTDYLWSFVGTDW
- the LOC118216349 gene encoding cyclin-dependent kinase 4 inhibitor D-like, giving the protein MVLSENDAGKNLSAAAARGNVKELRRMLEEQRVHPDTVNEFGRTALQVMMMGSTSVACLLLEHGANANVQDRLGVTPAHDAARAGFVDTLRVLVQFGASVNTPENTGALPIHIAIREGHSDVVEFLAPRSNLNHQDTSGDTALDVARAMRCPGVVELLERQSESSLKCQS